In the genome of Oncorhynchus mykiss isolate Arlee chromosome 18, USDA_OmykA_1.1, whole genome shotgun sequence, one region contains:
- the LOC110496688 gene encoding c-Myc-binding protein, with product MAHYRASESKREQFRRYLEKAGVLDSLTNVLVALYEEPDKPNNALDFLKHHLGGAGAEPGDTEALRLELTELQQKWDLLMEENKDLRNRLLQYEPAPEDGAAE from the exons ATGGCCCATTACAGA GCTTCCGAGTCCAAGAGAGAACAATTTCGAAGGTATCTAGAAAAAGCTGGAGTTCTTGACAGTCTCACCAATG TGTTGGTCGCCCTGTACGAGGAGCCAGATAAACCTAATAATGCTTTGGA CTTTCTAAAGCATCACCTTGGTGGGGCTGGTGCTGAGCCAGGAGACACGGAGGCCCTTCGTCTGGAGCTAACTGAGCTACAGCAGAAGTGGGATCTGCTCATGGAGGAAAACAAAGACCTCAGAAACAGG CTTCTGCAGTATGAACCAGCACCCGAGGATGGAGCAGCAGAGTAG